In the genome of Hyphobacterium sp. CCMP332, one region contains:
- a CDS encoding DUF2721 domain-containing protein: MDYSIPALLFPAITLLFLAYTNRFLAIATLIRSLRERHKKDSNRFRIEKQIVNLRRRLYLIKYMQIFGILSFLFCVITMILIFTSRGMEANYFFGISLVLLVISLGFSLYETQISTNALNLELQDMENDT, encoded by the coding sequence ATAGATTATTCCATACCGGCACTTTTATTCCCGGCGATCACCTTGTTGTTTCTAGCATACACCAATCGTTTTCTTGCCATAGCCACATTAATAAGAAGCCTACGAGAAAGACACAAAAAAGATTCAAATCGTTTTAGAATCGAAAAACAAATTGTTAATCTGAGAAGACGACTTTATCTCATTAAATACATGCAGATATTCGGAATCTTAAGCTTTTTGTTCTGTGTGATCACAATGATATTGATATTCACAAGCCGCGGAATGGAAGCCAATTATTTTTTCGGTATTTCATTGGTCTTACTTGTGATTTCTCTTGGTTTTTCACTCTATGAAACCCAAATCAGTACCAATGCCCTGAATCTGGAATTGCAGGATATGGAAAACGATACTTAA
- a CDS encoding DUF1289 domain-containing protein → MDSPCIKICSINEKGYCAGCKRNIEEIANWMFYSREERQKISDSLERRKI, encoded by the coding sequence ATGGATTCTCCGTGTATAAAAATTTGCAGCATTAACGAGAAAGGTTATTGCGCAGGTTGCAAAAGAAATATTGAAGAAATAGCCAACTGGATGTTTTACAGCAGGGAGGAACGTCAGAAAATTTCGGATTCACTAGAAAGACGAAAGATTTAA
- a CDS encoding four helix bundle protein, which yields MKSYSELEVYKKAYHLAVVIHDLTGLYDDEEEFESLVNELRAVSRAVVARISDAWTHRKFMSNIEIHLAKAVTEINLTIDLLKKAHDSDIISEKRFQQKVTEYLAIQHDLHEIMEKGSF from the coding sequence ATGAAGTCCTATTCTGAATTAGAAGTTTATAAAAAAGCCTACCATCTGGCAGTAGTAATTCATGATCTTACAGGATTGTACGATGATGAAGAAGAATTTGAATCACTGGTAAACGAATTAAGAGCAGTAAGCAGAGCTGTGGTAGCTAGAATTTCAGATGCCTGGACCCATAGAAAGTTTATGTCTAATATTGAGATTCATCTTGCAAAAGCCGTGACTGAAATCAATCTGACAATTGATCTATTAAAGAAAGCGCATGACTCTGATATAATTTCTGAAAAAAGGTTTCAGCAAAAAGTTACAGAGTACCTGGCTATTCAACACGATCTTCATGAAATCATGGAGAAGGGATCTTTTTAG
- the arsC gene encoding arsenate reductase (glutaredoxin) (This arsenate reductase requires both glutathione and glutaredoxin to convert arsenate to arsenite, after which the efflux transporter formed by ArsA and ArsB can extrude the arsenite from the cell, providing resistance.), protein MIIYHNPRCRKSRETLEIIKSAGYNPEVYEYLKNPLSKNQLQDLLKKLNKSAEEIVRKNEAEFKENYKGKDLKESDYLNMIVKFPKLLERPIVVDENRAIIGRPPENVLSLLK, encoded by the coding sequence ATGATTATTTATCACAATCCAAGATGTCGGAAAAGCAGAGAGACGCTTGAAATTATTAAAAGTGCCGGCTACAATCCGGAAGTGTATGAATATTTGAAAAATCCCCTAAGCAAAAATCAGTTGCAGGATTTGCTAAAAAAACTCAATAAATCTGCAGAAGAAATTGTCCGCAAAAATGAGGCTGAATTTAAGGAAAATTACAAGGGCAAAGATTTAAAGGAAAGCGATTATCTCAACATGATTGTAAAATTTCCAAAACTTCTGGAAAGACCCATTGTTGTAGATGAAAACAGGGCAATTATTGGTCGACCACCGGAAAATGTTTTATCATTGTTAAAATGA
- the hslV gene encoding ATP-dependent protease subunit HslV, which produces MTNIKATTVVAVKHNGQIAMGADGQATFGNTVAKSNVRKIRKLFDGKIMVGFAGSTADAFTLMERFEEKLNSYGGNMKRAAIELAKDWRMDRYLRRLEAMMITADENEILTISGNGDVIEPDDEVTSIGSGSMYALAAARALKKHSPKLSAEEMVTESLHIAADICIYTNHNIIIEKLGK; this is translated from the coding sequence ATGACGAATATTAAAGCAACGACCGTTGTAGCCGTAAAGCACAATGGGCAAATTGCAATGGGCGCCGATGGCCAGGCTACTTTCGGCAATACTGTAGCAAAAAGCAATGTGCGCAAAATAAGAAAGCTCTTTGACGGTAAAATTATGGTAGGCTTTGCCGGCTCCACCGCCGATGCTTTCACTCTGATGGAGCGTTTTGAAGAAAAACTCAATTCTTATGGTGGCAACATGAAACGCGCCGCTATAGAATTGGCCAAGGACTGGAGAATGGATCGCTATTTGAGGAGGTTGGAAGCAATGATGATCACCGCCGATGAAAATGAAATTTTAACAATTTCCGGAAATGGAGATGTAATCGAACCCGACGATGAAGTTACATCGATAGGAAGCGGTTCGATGTATGCTCTGGCAGCTGCAAGAGCATTAAAAAAGCACAGTCCCAAACTAAGTGCGGAGGAGATGGTTACCGAAAGTCTTCATATCGCTGCTGATATATGTATTTATACTAATCACAACATTATAATTGAAAAATTAGGTAAATGA
- a CDS encoding pyruvate dehydrogenase complex dihydrolipoamide acetyltransferase, protein MAEIFKMPLMSDTMEEGVVANWLKKVGDEVSAGDILAEIETDKATMELESYADGVLLHVAVDAGESVAVDAPLYVVGEKGEDISDLKKEFEAGGAASADTKEDKAKEESKEKESDSSEKVDTSNIPATVVKMPLMSDTMTEGTIAAWHKKVGESVSSGDLLAEIETDKATMELESYEDGTLLYRAVDEGGSVEVEGLLAVIGEKGADFQALVDNFQKGGSTDNGNEEINKEEKAESKPEKKTEEKSKTSAKQSTDDTDDSRVKASPLARSLAKEKGYNLNNINGTGPNGRIIKKDVEDHNPSQSSKAAASKSVSSGVQIQLPRVVGEESYEESNVSQMRKTIAKRLSESKFSAPHFYLTMQINMDKAIEARKSMNEIAPVKISFNDLVIKAAAIALRQHPNVNSSWLGDKIRINHHVHIGVAVAVDEGLLVPVVRFADSKTLSHISTEVKDLAGKAKDKKLQPSDWEGNTFTISNLGMFGIEEFTAIINPPDSCILAVGGIIEQPVVKEGEIKVGNIMKVTMSCDHRVVDGATGSAFLQTFKALLEDPVRLLI, encoded by the coding sequence ATGGCGGAAATTTTTAAAATGCCACTGATGAGTGATACCATGGAAGAAGGTGTCGTGGCTAATTGGTTAAAGAAAGTTGGTGACGAAGTGAGCGCCGGAGATATTCTGGCAGAGATAGAAACCGATAAAGCGACGATGGAATTGGAGAGTTATGCCGATGGTGTGCTTTTACATGTAGCAGTTGATGCCGGAGAAAGCGTTGCAGTTGATGCACCATTGTATGTCGTTGGAGAAAAAGGAGAAGATATCAGCGATCTTAAAAAGGAATTTGAAGCCGGAGGTGCTGCTTCTGCAGACACAAAAGAAGATAAGGCAAAAGAAGAGTCAAAAGAGAAGGAATCAGATTCATCTGAAAAAGTGGATACTTCCAATATTCCTGCTACGGTAGTTAAAATGCCATTGATGAGCGATACCATGACAGAAGGTACCATTGCTGCCTGGCATAAAAAGGTCGGTGAGAGTGTCAGTTCCGGTGACCTTTTGGCTGAAATTGAGACCGATAAGGCAACCATGGAACTGGAAAGCTATGAAGATGGCACACTGCTTTACAGGGCAGTAGATGAAGGAGGTTCTGTTGAAGTGGAAGGTTTGTTAGCCGTAATTGGAGAAAAAGGTGCTGATTTTCAGGCCTTGGTAGATAATTTCCAAAAAGGAGGCAGCACTGACAATGGAAATGAAGAAATTAATAAAGAAGAAAAAGCAGAGTCAAAGCCCGAAAAGAAAACTGAAGAAAAAAGCAAAACATCTGCTAAACAAAGCACAGATGATACGGATGACAGCCGTGTAAAAGCTTCTCCACTGGCGAGAAGCCTTGCAAAAGAAAAAGGCTATAATCTCAACAATATCAATGGTACAGGTCCCAATGGAAGAATCATTAAAAAGGATGTAGAAGACCATAATCCTTCGCAAAGCTCAAAAGCAGCCGCATCAAAATCAGTAAGCAGTGGTGTACAGATTCAATTGCCGAGAGTTGTTGGTGAAGAATCCTATGAGGAAAGCAATGTATCGCAAATGCGAAAGACCATTGCCAAACGCTTATCCGAGTCAAAATTCTCAGCGCCACATTTTTATCTCACCATGCAGATAAATATGGATAAGGCGATTGAGGCAAGGAAAAGCATGAATGAAATTGCGCCGGTCAAAATATCTTTTAACGATTTGGTGATCAAAGCCGCGGCGATTGCATTGAGACAACACCCCAATGTCAATTCGAGTTGGCTGGGTGATAAAATCAGAATTAACCACCATGTTCATATTGGAGTGGCAGTAGCAGTTGATGAAGGATTACTGGTTCCAGTAGTACGATTTGCCGACAGTAAAACGCTTTCACATATTTCAACCGAGGTAAAAGATTTGGCGGGTAAAGCCAAGGATAAAAAATTACAACCCAGCGATTGGGAAGGAAATACATTTACCATCTCAAATTTGGGAATGTTCGGTATAGAAGAATTTACCGCAATAATCAATCCGCCGGATTCATGTATACTGGCAGTGGGGGGAATCATAGAACAACCAGTTGTAAAAGAGGGAGAAATAAAGGTGGGTAATATCATGAAAGTGACCATGTCTTGTGATCACCGTGTTGTTGATGGCGCTACCGGATCTGCATTTTTACAGACCTTTAAGGCCTTACTGGAAGATCCTGTGAGACTGTTAATTTAA
- a CDS encoding DUF4197 domain-containing protein, translating into MKKVSILLISIFFLFSSCDENGNIALPTGLSNEEVIMGLKEALRVGTDTSVSRLTATDGYFADQAVKILLPDEVSTQINSLESGINSAGPFLKPTLQTLYDNTLKPVINDMVLSLNRSAEDAAKRATPIFVDAITGITIADGFNILNGPDTAATNYLRENTFSELFGEFQPDIDNSLSKDLVAGKSANDIFSTYVSSYNSISTASLGLIDPVSDVPLSEYVTNKGLNGLFLKVGEEEKNIRNNPLNRVTDILERVFGGG; encoded by the coding sequence ATGAAGAAGGTTTCAATTTTACTAATTTCTATATTCTTTTTGTTCTCTTCCTGTGATGAAAATGGAAATATTGCACTTCCAACCGGATTATCCAACGAAGAGGTGATAATGGGCTTAAAAGAAGCTCTGAGAGTGGGTACAGATACGTCCGTTTCCAGATTGACGGCAACCGATGGCTATTTTGCGGACCAGGCGGTTAAAATATTATTGCCGGATGAGGTCAGTACACAAATCAATTCCCTGGAATCGGGTATAAACAGCGCCGGGCCATTCTTAAAACCAACCTTACAAACCCTTTATGACAATACATTAAAACCGGTGATCAATGATATGGTATTGTCTCTGAATCGCTCTGCGGAGGATGCAGCAAAACGCGCGACGCCCATATTTGTAGATGCGATTACCGGGATCACCATTGCTGATGGTTTTAACATTTTAAATGGTCCCGATACAGCGGCCACCAATTATTTAAGAGAAAATACTTTTTCCGAGTTATTTGGTGAATTTCAACCCGATATTGATAATTCGCTTTCAAAAGATCTAGTTGCGGGCAAAAGTGCCAATGATATTTTTAGTACTTATGTTTCTTCTTATAATAGTATATCAACAGCTTCTTTAGGACTTATAGATCCGGTTTCTGATGTGCCCTTATCGGAGTATGTGACAAACAAAGGCTTGAACGGACTGTTTCTTAAAGTTGGTGAAGAAGAAAAAAACATTAGAAATAATCCGTTGAATCGCGTGACCGATATATTAGAGCGTGTATTTGGAGGCGGATGA
- a CDS encoding anthranilate synthase component I family protein yields the protein MIAFGSSSSISLSESSGAFNQLKEFIQKTHDWVFGYFSYDLKNDTEKLCSRNADHKSFPELLFFCPQNILEFREDEVMIHTLGDPEKLFEEILKYKLVEEASENENIEFKTETSREEYLEVINKLRRHIYEGDVYEINYCIEYLAHSDNINSYKYWLRLCEQSPTPFAAFLKARQFSLICASPERFIKKIKGEIISQPIKGTIHTGKGKLERKVNKERLFNSEKERAENMMIVDLVRNDLAKSSKPGSVKVEELFGIYEFRHLFHMISTVVSEAKDSAEPVDIIKNAFPMGSMTGAPKIKVMELIEEYEKSKRGIFSGSIGYIDPSGNFDFNVIIRSLFYNSGTKLLSYNVGSAITYDSDPEQEYEECQLKAKAIREIFQK from the coding sequence ATGATCGCCTTTGGATCCTCTTCCTCTATTTCACTTTCTGAAAGCTCCGGCGCTTTTAATCAATTAAAGGAATTCATTCAAAAAACACATGATTGGGTTTTTGGCTATTTCTCCTACGACCTAAAAAATGATACGGAAAAACTCTGCAGCCGGAATGCTGATCATAAATCCTTTCCCGAATTGCTATTTTTTTGTCCGCAAAATATTTTGGAGTTCCGCGAAGATGAAGTTATGATACATACCTTGGGAGATCCCGAAAAGCTTTTTGAGGAAATTCTAAAATACAAACTTGTTGAAGAAGCTTCAGAAAATGAAAATATTGAATTCAAAACAGAAACGTCAAGGGAGGAATACCTTGAGGTGATCAATAAACTAAGAAGACACATCTATGAAGGTGATGTTTACGAGATCAATTATTGCATAGAATACCTAGCCCATTCGGATAATATCAATTCTTATAAGTACTGGTTAAGACTTTGCGAGCAATCTCCTACTCCTTTTGCCGCATTCTTAAAAGCCCGACAATTCTCCCTGATTTGTGCTTCGCCCGAACGCTTTATTAAAAAAATTAAGGGTGAAATTATTTCTCAACCCATCAAAGGAACTATCCATACCGGTAAAGGCAAATTGGAAAGAAAAGTAAACAAAGAACGACTGTTCAATAGCGAAAAAGAAAGAGCCGAAAATATGATGATTGTCGACCTTGTCAGAAATGATCTGGCCAAAAGTTCAAAACCTGGCTCGGTAAAAGTAGAAGAACTCTTTGGGATATACGAATTCCGCCATCTCTTTCATATGATATCGACGGTAGTTTCCGAGGCAAAAGATTCCGCAGAGCCTGTAGACATCATCAAAAATGCCTTTCCCATGGGAAGCATGACCGGTGCACCAAAAATCAAGGTAATGGAACTGATCGAAGAATACGAGAAGAGCAAAAGAGGTATTTTTTCGGGAAGTATAGGCTATATCGACCCATCGGGAAATTTCGATTTCAATGTGATCATAAGAAGTTTGTTTTACAATTCCGGAACTAAGTTACTCAGCTATAATGTTGGGAGTGCCATTACTTATGACTCCGATCCTGAACAGGAGTATGAGGAATGCCAATTAAAAGCAAAGGCCATTCGCGAAATATTTCAAAAATAA
- the miaB gene encoding tRNA (N6-isopentenyl adenosine(37)-C2)-methylthiotransferase MiaB, which yields MSEVIGDIGILEQENKACETVKTSIEEDRGNSRKLYIESYGCQMNFSDSEIVTSILKNEGFDTTSKYEEADLILLNTCSIRDKAEQTVRKRLKQFNAIKRTKPQTQIGVLGCMAERLKKNLLEEEKIVDIVAGPDAYRDLPNLVKQVDEGDKAVNVFLSREETYADISPVRLNSNGVTAFVSIMRGCDNMCSFCVVPFTRGRERSRNPESILKEAQELIANGYREVTLLGQNVDSYKWKNEENSKIVNFAQLLEKVALLNPELRIRFSTSHPKDITDEVLHTMARYENICNYIHLPAQSGNDRILKLMNRTYSREWYLERVRAIRNIIGDECGISSDMITGFCSETEEEHQDTLSLMKEVKYDFSYMFFYSERPGTLAAKKYSDNISLEDKKRRLAEIIALQSQLSLERNKKDLGKVHKVLVEGLSKKSDRDLYGRNSANKVVVFPKENYKIGQYVNVMVNDCSSATLLGKAVEAV from the coding sequence ATGAGTGAAGTTATTGGAGATATCGGTATTCTGGAGCAAGAAAACAAGGCTTGTGAAACCGTAAAAACCAGTATAGAAGAAGATAGAGGAAATTCGAGAAAGCTGTATATCGAAAGTTATGGTTGTCAAATGAATTTCTCTGACAGTGAGATCGTCACATCCATTCTCAAAAATGAAGGCTTTGATACCACCTCTAAATATGAGGAGGCCGACCTGATATTATTAAATACCTGTTCAATTCGCGACAAAGCAGAACAAACCGTAAGAAAACGCCTAAAACAATTCAACGCAATAAAACGCACCAAACCCCAAACTCAAATCGGTGTTTTGGGCTGCATGGCGGAGCGTTTGAAGAAAAATCTTCTTGAAGAAGAAAAAATTGTTGATATAGTAGCCGGCCCGGATGCCTACCGCGACCTCCCCAATCTGGTAAAACAGGTGGACGAAGGCGATAAAGCGGTTAATGTTTTTCTATCAAGAGAAGAAACCTATGCCGATATAAGCCCGGTTCGTTTAAATTCTAATGGAGTGACGGCTTTTGTCTCTATAATGAGAGGTTGTGATAATATGTGCTCTTTCTGTGTAGTACCATTTACACGCGGACGTGAGAGAAGCCGCAATCCGGAGTCAATTTTGAAAGAAGCTCAGGAACTTATTGCAAATGGCTACAGGGAAGTCACATTGCTAGGTCAGAATGTGGATTCCTATAAATGGAAAAATGAGGAAAACAGCAAGATCGTCAATTTCGCTCAATTGCTCGAAAAAGTGGCTTTGCTAAACCCTGAATTGAGAATAAGATTTTCCACATCTCATCCCAAAGACATTACGGATGAAGTGCTTCACACCATGGCCAGATACGAAAATATTTGTAATTATATACACCTGCCTGCCCAAAGTGGAAACGACAGAATTCTGAAGCTCATGAACAGGACTTATAGCCGCGAATGGTACCTGGAAAGAGTTAGAGCCATCAGAAATATTATCGGTGATGAGTGCGGAATAAGCTCCGATATGATCACCGGATTTTGTTCAGAAACAGAAGAGGAACATCAGGATACGCTTTCACTTATGAAAGAAGTTAAATACGATTTCTCCTATATGTTTTTCTATTCCGAGCGTCCGGGCACTTTGGCCGCCAAAAAATACAGCGATAATATCTCTCTGGAGGATAAAAAAAGACGCTTAGCTGAGATCATCGCATTGCAAAGCCAGCTCAGTCTGGAAAGAAATAAAAAAGATCTCGGTAAGGTACACAAGGTGCTTGTAGAAGGCTTATCCAAAAAATCCGATAGGGATTTGTATGGAAGAAATTCAGCAAATAAAGTGGTAGTATTCCCCAAAGAGAATTATAAAATCGGCCAATATGTTAATGTAATGGTAAATGATTGCAGTTCTGCGACACTTTTAGGGAAGGCAGTAGAAGCAGTATAA
- a CDS encoding sigma-54-dependent Fis family transcriptional regulator, whose translation MEESELQSLKQRFGIIGNSPQLNNALRIAAQVAPTDMTVLITGESGSGKESFSKIIHHLSHRKHGQFIAINCGAIPEGTIDSELFGHEKGSFTGAHDARKGYFEVTSGGTIFLDEVGELPVGTQARLLRVLENGEFIRVGSSKVQKADVRVVAATNVDLFEAVNKGKFREDLYYRLNTVPITVPSLRNRGDDIALLFRKFATDFADKYKVKPIQLTSLAREALLKYRFPGNIRQLKNIVEQISVLEVSRDVPPEILMKYLPSSEKSMLPDLYKAQGSDSNQSFKEREILYNVLFDMKKDMNELKKLVLKLLKEDQSKSAILNDHNELFDNIVTQVEDDRPSSNYYLEQKESGSGSGKTIDISKIEDIEPEQEPESLSLEEKEKEMIIKALQKNNNKRKYAAQDLGISERTLYRKIKQYELEN comes from the coding sequence ATGGAAGAATCAGAATTACAATCGCTGAAACAGAGATTTGGGATCATAGGCAATTCACCTCAGCTCAACAATGCATTGCGAATTGCTGCCCAGGTGGCCCCTACCGATATGACCGTGCTCATCACAGGAGAAAGTGGTAGCGGAAAAGAATCATTTTCTAAAATTATTCACCATTTAAGCCATAGAAAACACGGACAATTTATTGCCATAAATTGTGGAGCTATTCCCGAAGGAACCATTGATTCAGAATTGTTTGGACATGAAAAAGGCTCATTTACAGGAGCACATGATGCCAGAAAAGGATATTTTGAAGTTACAAGTGGAGGAACCATTTTTCTCGATGAAGTGGGTGAACTGCCTGTAGGTACGCAAGCCAGACTTTTGAGGGTCTTGGAAAACGGAGAATTTATTCGCGTAGGATCGTCGAAGGTTCAAAAAGCCGATGTAAGAGTGGTAGCCGCCACCAATGTGGATCTTTTTGAAGCCGTCAACAAAGGAAAATTTCGTGAAGATCTTTATTATCGTTTAAACACAGTACCCATTACCGTGCCCTCGCTTAGAAATCGCGGAGATGACATTGCTTTGCTGTTCAGGAAATTTGCCACGGACTTTGCTGATAAGTACAAAGTAAAACCAATTCAATTAACCTCGCTGGCCAGAGAGGCCCTATTAAAATATCGCTTTCCGGGAAATATCCGACAACTCAAAAATATCGTGGAGCAGATATCCGTGCTGGAAGTCAGTCGTGATGTGCCCCCTGAAATATTGATGAAATACCTTCCCAGTTCAGAGAAATCCATGTTACCAGACTTATACAAAGCACAGGGCAGCGACTCCAATCAGAGTTTTAAGGAAAGGGAAATACTCTACAATGTGCTTTTTGATATGAAAAAGGACATGAATGAATTAAAAAAGCTGGTTTTAAAATTGCTCAAAGAAGATCAAAGCAAATCCGCCATTCTCAACGATCACAATGAACTCTTTGATAACATCGTTACCCAGGTAGAAGATGATCGCCCTTCGTCCAATTATTATCTCGAACAAAAGGAGTCGGGATCTGGTAGTGGTAAAACTATAGACATCAGCAAAATAGAAGACATTGAACCCGAGCAGGAACCTGAATCGCTTTCACTGGAAGAAAAAGAAAAAGAAATGATCATTAAGGCGCTTCAAAAAAATAATAACAAACGAAAATACGCCGCACAGGATCTGGGAATCTCCGAACGCACTTTATACCGGAAAATCAAACAGTATGAACTTGAAAACTAA
- a CDS encoding LptE family protein yields the protein MNLKTKFTYTLNVGFLLLTLNGCGVYSFTGTNISPDVKTISVATFYNESGNGPASISQTFSEGLRDFYQSNTNLELVNSNGDLQIEGRISYYAVENVAPTGDELAALNRLRIKVRINYINTKDDSQSFENKQFTFFEDFDQQTTLQSVEDELIENISEQIFLDIFTETVASW from the coding sequence ATGAACTTGAAAACTAAATTCACATACACATTAAATGTTGGTTTTCTTTTGCTTACTTTAAATGGTTGTGGCGTTTATTCATTTACTGGAACAAATATTTCACCGGATGTGAAAACCATTTCAGTAGCGACATTTTATAACGAATCCGGTAATGGCCCCGCCAGTATTTCCCAAACCTTTTCAGAGGGATTGCGTGATTTCTATCAGAGCAATACCAATCTGGAGCTGGTCAATTCAAATGGCGATCTTCAGATTGAGGGCCGGATTTCCTATTATGCAGTGGAAAATGTAGCTCCAACCGGCGATGAGTTGGCAGCTCTGAACCGTTTGAGAATAAAAGTGCGTATCAATTATATTAATACTAAAGACGATAGCCAAAGTTTTGAGAATAAGCAGTTCACTTTTTTCGAAGATTTTGATCAGCAAACCACTTTGCAAAGTGTTGAAGATGAATTGATAGAAAATATATCAGAACAAATATTTCTCGATATTTTTACGGAAACTGTCGCAAGCTGGTAG